The following proteins are encoded in a genomic region of Sulfurimonas sp. HSL3-7:
- a CDS encoding bifunctional protein-serine/threonine kinase/phosphatase: protein MLQITSSQFIRPKAEEITGDDACDYVLIDDALLVAVLCDGVGGARHGGEAARQTVKYLLKQFQNRPQSWDIPQTITIFTQHINRMLFKESMTQYERIEYLTTLCIAVVEGPTLYTMNLGDSRIYLQHDNGPLQQLSTDQTMDEENLSHVLTQACGLNEHVTPKIRTTAISEGDRIILCSDGVSNIVSDDLLAEKAASGLGAKVIINSITNDYKDYHRDDASLQIFKIEKRDSRYALRHAELPIPETLAAGDRFDDIELLEPMMPHGRIWKAKCHSDGTTVVIKFPMSDDPEAIDKFATEAWYAGQITHKAFGHAWIPENRTVRYYLMELVEGTNLKAFIKDKHLSVDSAILLAKFLHKVEAHLLNLGLVHGDIKPENIIVYREKDTMGTRFKMIDFGSVVRIFSENSRAGTPSYLAPERFTGHAINESTEIFSIGVTIYWALTGKYPYGEIEPFQNPVFKQAYPPSKYNANIPFWLDSVILRAVAITADERYEHYSELFYELQKPENVRPFYPKDSSKLDRVPKTFYKMVFFLMLILEIITLLHYQGY from the coding sequence ATGTTGCAGATCACATCATCCCAATTTATCCGGCCGAAGGCTGAAGAGATCACGGGAGATGATGCCTGTGACTATGTTCTCATCGACGACGCGCTGCTGGTCGCTGTTCTCTGCGACGGCGTCGGCGGTGCCAGACATGGCGGCGAAGCGGCCAGACAGACGGTCAAGTACCTTCTCAAACAGTTCCAAAACCGTCCCCAAAGTTGGGACATCCCCCAAACCATCACCATCTTTACCCAGCACATCAACCGGATGCTTTTCAAAGAGTCCATGACACAATACGAACGGATCGAGTACCTGACAACACTCTGCATCGCCGTCGTCGAGGGGCCGACGCTCTACACCATGAACCTCGGCGACTCGAGGATCTATCTTCAACATGACAACGGCCCTTTGCAGCAGCTCAGCACCGATCAGACCATGGATGAAGAGAACCTTTCGCATGTCTTAACCCAGGCCTGCGGCCTGAATGAACATGTCACACCCAAGATCCGCACCACTGCTATCAGTGAAGGGGACCGTATCATCCTCTGCAGCGACGGTGTCAGCAATATTGTCTCCGATGATCTGTTGGCGGAAAAGGCGGCCTCCGGTCTAGGCGCCAAAGTGATCATCAACAGTATCACCAATGACTACAAAGATTATCACCGCGACGACGCCTCGCTGCAGATCTTCAAAATCGAAAAACGGGACAGCCGCTATGCTTTGCGCCATGCCGAACTCCCTATCCCCGAAACCCTTGCCGCAGGCGACCGTTTCGACGACATCGAGTTGCTCGAGCCGATGATGCCCCACGGCCGCATCTGGAAAGCCAAGTGCCACAGTGACGGCACCACCGTGGTTATCAAATTTCCCATGTCGGACGATCCCGAAGCCATTGACAAATTTGCCACAGAAGCCTGGTATGCCGGCCAGATCACCCATAAAGCCTTCGGACATGCCTGGATCCCGGAGAACCGTACTGTACGCTACTACCTGATGGAACTGGTAGAGGGCACCAATCTTAAAGCGTTTATCAAAGACAAACATCTCTCTGTCGACAGTGCCATCCTTCTAGCCAAGTTCCTCCATAAAGTCGAAGCGCACCTTTTAAATCTGGGGTTGGTACACGGTGACATCAAACCCGAAAACATCATCGTCTATCGTGAAAAAGATACGATGGGCACCCGTTTCAAAATGATCGATTTCGGTTCTGTTGTCCGCATCTTCTCGGAAAATTCCCGGGCGGGGACACCAAGCTATCTGGCCCCGGAGCGCTTCACAGGGCATGCGATCAACGAGTCGACAGAGATCTTCTCGATCGGCGTCACCATCTACTGGGCCTTGACCGGCAAATACCCTTACGGGGAGATCGAGCCGTTTCAAAACCCGGTTTTCAAGCAGGCCTATCCGCCAAGCAAATACAATGCCAACATTCCGTTCTGGCTTGATTCGGTCATTCTACGTGCCGTTGCCATCACTGCGGATGAGCGTTATGAGCACTATTCCGAACTCTTTTACGAACTGCAAAAACCCGAAAATGTCCGGCCTTTCTACCCTAAAGACAGTTCCAAACTGGACAGGGTCCCCAAAACATTCTATAAAATGGTTTTTTTCCTTATGCTGATCCTCGAAATCATTACCCTTCTGCACTATCAGGGGTATTGA